A region of the Clostridium sp. AN503 genome:
TCACAGTAAAACGCCCCCTGGCCAACAGGTAAAAAGCTGCGAATCATCATATTGTCTTCTTCCCTTCTTCATTCGTTTTTAATGCCTTTTTTGAAAAAATCAAGACACTTTTGTTTTCAGAATAATAGCATGGCTTCATTTTATAATAGATTCAAGGTAAATGCTATCTAAAAAAACATATTATTTTTATGAGATATATACAATTCTAATCATGTCAAAATCACTTTGGCATTTTTCCCATCTTTCCTTTAATGCACCTTCAAGCTTCACATAACCTCCAGCGGATTTCACAGTAGCGAATCTGGCGATAATTAGGATACGGTATTCCATATATGCCCAATATCATAAATCGGCATGTAACATCTGTTCAAGATGATACACGCCGATCACATCCATCACTATATCATATCAAAATTATGGCTTGCACCGTTTGCAGGGCACATACCCCTGCGCAATCACTTCATCCCGGCTGCTTCCGGAATCCAGGCGATTCTTTGCCGCCATATCACTGACGCTGGAACAACTCGGTTTATGAAACTTCTTTGTATTCTTATTCAGCACATAGGTAACCTTCGTCGCTGCTGCCGTAGTTTCCGGAATTTTCTGTTCACCAACTGTTGCCTGCGCTGTCTGCGATTCCTGCTGTGTTACCGCTGGAATCAATACCTGCGGATATTGGCTGGTAATCGCAGCCGCACCTGAGATCTCTGCACCGTCAGCGCCTACCTGGTAGCCCTCAATAGTATAATCCACAACCAGCAGGCCATTTTCATC
Encoded here:
- a CDS encoding Ada metal-binding domain-containing protein; translation: MGAGLCAGTWEQQEQGGYRYKNDDGTYLTNTWFQENGKWYFFDENGLLVVDYTIEGYQVGADGAEISGAAAITSQYPQVLIPAVTQQESQTAQATVGEQKIPETTAAATKVTYVLNKNTKKFHKPSCSSVSDMAAKNRLDSGSSRDEVIAQGYVPCKRCKP